A genome region from Bacillaceae bacterium IKA-2 includes the following:
- the pyk gene encoding pyruvate kinase gives MRKTKIVCTIGPASESLEKLTQLIEAGMNVARLNFSHGDHQEHGARIKTIRKAAASAGKYIAILLDTKGPEIRTNNFADGTAELVVGQEVIISMDEVLGTAQKFSVTYSGLINDVEVGSKILLDDGLIELEVIEVGSNELITKILNSGTIKNKKGVNVPNVSINLPGITEKDESDIRFGIEQGVDFIAASFVRRASDVLEIRGLLESKGAEHIHIIPKIENQEGVDNIDEILEISDGLMVARGDLGVEIPAEEVPLVQKKLIKKCNSMGKPVITATQMLDSMQRNPRPTRAEASDVANAIFDGTDAIMLSGETAAGEYPVEAVQTMDKIAERTESALNYEELLKRKGRESERTITDTISQAVAHTALNLNATAIVTATESGHTARMISKYRPKSAIVAVTHSEEVCRKLSLVWGVHSQLGVKASSTDEMLESAVLEAVKTDFIDHGDLIVITAGVPVGEIGTTNLMKVHVISEVVARGQGIGRKTAAGKVVVAKNASEALSKMEEGAILITVGTDRDMIAAFEKAAAVITEEGGLTSHAAVVGLNLGVPVIVGVHRATDHFEDGEEITIDATRGIIYRGHASIL, from the coding sequence ATGAGAAAGACAAAAATAGTGTGTACCATTGGGCCAGCAAGTGAAAGTTTAGAAAAGTTAACGCAATTAATTGAAGCAGGTATGAATGTAGCTCGCTTAAATTTTTCCCATGGAGACCATCAGGAGCACGGTGCTAGAATTAAAACGATTCGAAAGGCAGCCGCAAGTGCTGGTAAGTATATAGCAATCTTACTCGATACTAAAGGTCCTGAGATCCGCACAAATAATTTTGCAGATGGTACAGCAGAGTTAGTAGTTGGACAAGAAGTAATTATTTCTATGGACGAAGTCTTAGGAACTGCTCAAAAATTTTCGGTGACATACTCAGGTCTTATTAACGATGTCGAAGTAGGGTCTAAAATTTTACTTGATGACGGGTTAATTGAGTTAGAAGTAATCGAAGTTGGTAGTAATGAATTAATAACAAAAATCTTAAATAGTGGGACTATTAAAAATAAAAAGGGTGTCAATGTCCCAAATGTGAGTATCAACCTTCCAGGAATCACAGAAAAAGATGAAAGTGATATTCGTTTTGGAATTGAACAAGGTGTTGACTTTATTGCTGCTTCATTTGTTCGCCGTGCTTCTGACGTATTAGAAATTCGCGGACTTCTTGAAAGTAAAGGGGCGGAACATATCCACATCATTCCAAAAATTGAAAATCAAGAAGGTGTCGATAATATTGATGAAATTCTAGAAATTTCTGATGGTTTAATGGTAGCCCGTGGTGATCTCGGTGTTGAAATACCGGCAGAAGAAGTCCCATTAGTTCAGAAAAAATTAATTAAAAAGTGTAATTCTATGGGGAAACCAGTTATTACAGCGACTCAAATGCTGGATTCGATGCAGCGAAATCCGCGTCCGACAAGAGCAGAAGCAAGTGATGTAGCCAATGCTATTTTTGATGGTACCGATGCGATCATGCTTTCAGGTGAAACAGCTGCTGGTGAATACCCGGTAGAGGCTGTTCAAACCATGGATAAGATTGCCGAACGTACTGAGTCAGCTTTAAATTATGAGGAGTTACTGAAGAGAAAAGGACGAGAAAGCGAAAGAACAATAACAGATACTATTAGCCAAGCTGTTGCTCACACCGCTCTAAACTTAAATGCAACTGCAATTGTTACAGCAACTGAGAGTGGTCATACAGCAAGGATGATTTCTAAATATCGTCCTAAGTCAGCGATCGTTGCGGTTACTCACTCTGAGGAGGTCTGCCGTAAACTATCTTTAGTTTGGGGAGTGCATTCACAGCTTGGTGTAAAAGCAAGCTCAACAGATGAAATGCTTGAAAGTGCTGTACTAGAAGCAGTAAAAACAGATTTTATCGATCATGGAGATTTAATCGTCATTACAGCAGGAGTACCTGTCGGTGAAATTGGTACAACCAATTTAATGAAAGTGCATGTAATCAGTGAAGTGGTAGCAAGAGGACAAGGAATTGGCCGTAAGACGGCAGCTGGTAAAGTTGTTGTTGCTAAAAATGCTAGCGAAGCTTTATCGAAAATGGAAGAAGGGGCAATCCTTATCACGGTGGGTACCGATAGAGATATGATCGCCGCCTTTGAAAAAGCCGCTGCTGTTATTACTGAAGAAGGTGGTTTGACAAGCCATGCAGCAGTAGTAGGGTTAAATTTAGGGGTTCCAGTAATTGTCGGCGTTCATCGAGCAACGGACCATTTTGAAGATGGAGAAGAGATAACAATTGATGCAACTCGTGGAATTATTTATAGGGGCCATGCAAGTATTTTATAA
- a CDS encoding DUF441 domain-containing protein, which produces MLSSATVFMLIVLLIGIIAKNQSLIIAIVVLLAIKWFGVGDKIFPILQQKGINIGVTIITITVLVPIVTGQIGFRELTEAVKSTYAWIALGSGILVAIIAANGIELLQTDPHITVALVFGTILAVALFNGVAVGPLIGAGIAYFAMRIWGFFSSIG; this is translated from the coding sequence TTGTTATCATCGGCGACAGTATTTATGCTAATTGTTCTACTAATCGGTATCATAGCAAAAAACCAGTCATTAATTATCGCGATAGTTGTTCTTTTGGCTATTAAATGGTTTGGTGTAGGAGACAAAATTTTTCCTATATTGCAACAAAAAGGAATTAATATTGGGGTAACGATAATCACAATTACAGTACTTGTGCCGATTGTTACAGGTCAAATTGGATTTCGAGAGTTAACTGAGGCTGTGAAGTCTACATATGCATGGATTGCATTAGGATCAGGTATATTGGTTGCAATTATTGCGGCAAACGGAATTGAATTATTGCAAACAGATCCCCATATTACTGTTGCTCTTGTTTTTGGGACGATTTTAGCGGTTGCACTTTTTAATGGTGTAGCAGTTGGACCTTTAATAGGTGCTGGGATTGCTTATTTTGCAATGAGAATTTGGGGCTTTTTTAGCTCGATCGGTTAA
- a CDS encoding FxsA family protein, with protein sequence MLRILILLLIIVPALEIYILVLSGSMIGITWTIILVVLTGVLGAWLAKKEGLQTIRLAQLQLQQGQIPSGVIIDGICILIGGVVLLTPGFITDAIGFFLLIPTTRTIAKAFFQKIFERMIKGGSILFINRR encoded by the coding sequence ATGTTAAGAATATTAATTCTATTACTTATAATTGTTCCGGCGCTAGAGATTTATATTCTCGTTCTTTCAGGGAGTATGATCGGTATCACTTGGACGATCATTTTAGTAGTCCTAACGGGTGTACTAGGGGCGTGGTTAGCTAAAAAGGAAGGTTTACAAACTATCCGCTTAGCGCAACTTCAATTGCAACAGGGACAAATACCAAGTGGGGTTATTATTGATGGAATATGTATATTAATCGGGGGAGTAGTTTTACTAACGCCAGGTTTTATAACTGACGCTATTGGATTTTTCCTATTAATACCAACTACAAGAACTATCGCAAAAGCATTTTTTCAAAAAATCTTTGAACGGATGATCAAAGGCGGTTCTATTCTGTTTATTAATAGAAGATGA
- the pfkA gene encoding 6-phosphofructokinase translates to MKRIGVLTSGGDSPGMNAAIRAVVRKGIYYGLEVYGVYYGFSGLISGDIKKLEIGSVGDIIHRGGTMLYTARCEEFKTIEGQRKAIEQLNKFGIEGLVIIGGDGSFRGAKALTDHGFPCIGVPGTIDNDIPGTDFTIGFDTALNTVIQAIDKIRDTATSHERTYVIEVMGRNAGDLALWSGLADGAETILIPEESYNMSDIITRLKRGHDRGKKHSIIVVAEGVGSGIDIGKMIQSQTNLETRVTVLGHIQRGGSPTGLDRVLASRLGAKAVEVLLAGEAGRMVGILKNELVSLNIDEALTIKRVVDKNLYQLSKELSI, encoded by the coding sequence ATGAAACGAATAGGAGTATTAACTAGTGGTGGAGATTCGCCAGGAATGAATGCGGCAATTCGAGCCGTTGTTAGAAAAGGAATTTATTATGGCTTAGAGGTTTATGGGGTTTATTATGGATTTTCAGGCTTGATTTCTGGTGATATTAAAAAGTTAGAAATTGGTTCTGTTGGTGATATTATTCATCGCGGTGGTACAATGCTTTATACAGCGAGATGCGAAGAATTTAAAACGATAGAAGGTCAAAGAAAAGCCATTGAGCAGCTAAATAAATTCGGGATTGAAGGACTTGTAATTATCGGCGGAGACGGTTCATTTCGGGGGGCGAAAGCCTTAACTGATCACGGGTTTCCATGTATTGGTGTTCCAGGGACAATTGACAATGATATCCCGGGTACTGATTTTACAATTGGATTCGACACGGCCTTAAATACAGTTATTCAAGCTATCGATAAAATTCGCGATACAGCAACATCACATGAACGTACATATGTGATTGAGGTTATGGGTCGTAACGCAGGAGACCTTGCATTATGGTCAGGTCTTGCAGATGGGGCAGAAACGATTTTAATTCCAGAGGAAAGCTATAATATGAGTGACATAATTACTCGTTTAAAACGTGGCCATGACAGAGGAAAAAAGCATAGTATTATCGTTGTCGCTGAAGGCGTCGGAAGTGGGATTGATATCGGGAAAATGATCCAAAGCCAAACAAACCTAGAAACAAGGGTAACTGTTTTAGGTCATATTCAACGTGGTGGTTCTCCAACAGGATTAGATCGTGTATTAGCAAGCCGCTTAGGTGCTAAAGCGGTAGAAGTATTATTAGCTGGAGAAGCCGGTAGGATGGTTGGAATTTTGAAAAACGAACTTGTTTCACTAAATATCGATGAAGCATTAACAATAAAACGTGTAGTTGATAAAAATTTGTATCAACTATCAAAAGAACTTTCTATCTAA
- the ytvI gene encoding sporulation integral membrane protein YtvI produces the protein MNQNYFQVFMRLLFVLMVVVVILVGGYLTFKYALPFIIAITIAYLINPIVNIFQEKGRLPRWLCVSTVLILFIGVVIGSITILITEIIMGTNYLSQSVPFHIQSLVYELKELFFEKVIPIYNQISALFYSLEIDHQDTILAYLETIAIHITASVSTTIQVILNGVSEFLLGLPNLATVIIISLLATFFISKDWYRFVLLLRRWSPTGLVEKTKHVMKGLKKAFAGYLFAQFTLISITCCIVLVGLLILGVDYPVTVAFIIAIVDLLPYLGTGLIFLPWIFYSFFANQLSLTIGLSILYGIVVIQRQIMEPKILSSNIGVDPLATLLSLFVGYKIFGFLGLIIGPVILVFTQTLHNANVFRDLKNYIMGS, from the coding sequence GTGAACCAAAACTATTTTCAAGTCTTTATGAGACTCCTTTTCGTTCTAATGGTTGTAGTCGTTATACTCGTTGGTGGGTATCTTACTTTTAAATACGCATTACCCTTTATAATTGCGATAACAATTGCCTATCTCATTAATCCGATTGTTAACATCTTCCAAGAAAAAGGAAGGCTCCCTAGATGGCTTTGTGTATCTACTGTATTAATTCTGTTTATAGGCGTAGTAATCGGTTCTATCACGATATTAATCACAGAGATTATTATGGGGACCAATTATTTATCTCAATCAGTTCCATTTCATATTCAATCGTTAGTGTATGAGTTAAAGGAACTATTTTTTGAGAAGGTTATTCCAATATATAATCAAATATCAGCATTATTTTATTCACTTGAAATCGACCATCAAGATACCATATTAGCCTATTTAGAAACGATTGCCATTCATATTACCGCTAGTGTAAGTACAACTATACAAGTGATCTTAAATGGCGTATCTGAATTTTTATTAGGGTTACCGAATTTAGCTACAGTAATTATTATTTCTTTATTAGCAACTTTCTTTATTAGTAAAGATTGGTATAGGTTTGTTTTATTACTTCGACGCTGGTCACCTACAGGCCTTGTCGAAAAAACTAAGCATGTCATGAAAGGCTTAAAAAAAGCTTTTGCTGGTTATTTATTTGCTCAATTTACTCTTATATCGATCACTTGTTGTATTGTATTGGTTGGTCTATTAATTTTAGGTGTCGACTATCCTGTTACTGTTGCTTTTATCATTGCCATCGTTGATTTACTACCTTATTTGGGAACCGGGCTAATTTTTTTACCCTGGATTTTTTATAGTTTTTTTGCCAATCAATTGTCACTAACAATCGGGTTATCGATTTTATACGGGATCGTTGTTATTCAAAGACAGATAATGGAGCCAAAGATATTATCCTCGAATATAGGCGTTGATCCCTTAGCAACATTACTATCATTATTTGTTGGCTACAAAATTTTCGGTTTTTTGGGGTTGATTATTGGACCCGTTATCCTCGTATTCACCCAAACTCTCCATAACGCCAACGTGTTTCGTGATTTAAAAAATTATATAATGGGCAGTTAG